TTAACCACATCTATTTGATGAGAGCATAATTCGGCCATAAGACCTCCAGAATATTCTTTATACATACGCCAGTTAATCTGCTGATCTTCTGCACCTTTTGGCACAGGTTTCCGCCAGTCGTTATTACGGTGATACTGGCATTCATATTGCTTAACCTCGCCTAACCAGCCTCTGGCAATCATATCTGCTATTTTATGATAAAGTCTAAAATAACGGTACTGATGTCCTACTTGAAAAACCAAGTTTTTATGCGCCTCTACCTTTTTTACTAAGTCTAGCGCTTGCTTAATGTCATAGGTCATGGTTTTTTCCAGGTATACGTGTTTACCTGCCTCCAATGCGTCTATTGCCATCTGATAATGTAAATACAACGGTGTAGCAATGATTATAGCATCCAAGTCTTTATTGTCAAGCATTTGTCTATAATCTGTATATGCTTTAGCCTTAGGCGCTGCTAGTGCCATTGCCACCCTTAAATGCGGGTCGAATACGTCACAACAGGCCGAAAGTTCAATTCCCGGTAAACTTTTCACAATATTGGCTATTCCAACACCCCGACTACCTGTCCCCAAAATTCCCAATCGGATCACCTCCTTACTTGACTTTGTCATATTAATCAATGGCACTGGCACCAAAGGGATTAGGCTCACCAGAGCTAAACTACCTCTTGCCAAGAAATTGCGTCTTGAAACATTTTCCTTCTTCATTTTTTTATAAATACTTCGTTATTACCAACCTTAAATATTATTACTGGAAGCATTCGTAGCTTCTGTTTTGGACAATGGTAAGATCACTCTTCCTTCAGAAATCTGGATCTTACCATTACTACCTACCTTATCTACTATTTTTGATTACTAAAATTTTATGACCGGTTACCTATAGCCTGGATTTTGCTTTAACGTCTCGACACCGTCTTCACTGCTTAGAAAAATTTCATTCAATGGTATAGGCATATATTCATTAATGCCCGTACTAAAACTTCCACCTGATAAATAGCCAGTAATACTACTTTCCCGCTCAATATATCGATTAATGGTTTGGTCCGCAATGTCCCATCTAACTAAATCAAATGCACGATGGCCTTCAAGTGCAAGTTCTAGTCTCCTTTCAAAATAGACCGCATTTCGGGCCATTTCTTGATCGGTCCACGGAGTTTCATATAAAGAAATTTCATAATTCGCGGCATTGCTGCCATCGTCCATCTTTACAAAACCTTCGCTATTAGCTGCTCTTTCTCGAATCATATTCACATATGTCCGGGCCTGTTCAAGCGTACCGATTTCTACTTCACACTCTGCGGCCATCAGCACGACATCTGCTAGGCGAATAACATTAATATTCACGGCATTATCTCTTGAATTTGCGCCTTCAGAATATTCGCCATTCTGATCTTTAGTATAGGTATATTTTTTTGTCATATATGGCCCACCATGCGACTGATCTCTGATCCAGTTTTGACCAGGAAAATTTCCCCAGCCCAAATAAGGTATTCCTCTACGTGCTACGGCCCAATCTAGTCTGGGATCTAAGGACCCAGTATGAGGTTCAAAAGGTTGGCTTGACGAAAGTCCCAAATCGCTTTTGACCCCTTCTAAATAATACTCATTTAATAAAGGAAGTCCATTTTCCGTTCTAAAGGCATTAACTAAATCCTGCGAGGGCTGAAAATAGCCCAAAGAGTTAGGTGCGTCTGGCCCTGCGTTGTATACACCAGTGCCCCAATTCCCCCTATTACCATTTGCGCCGTTCGCTCCATCATTTACCGACATCTGAACTTGGAAAATCGCTTCAGAATTATTTTTAAAGGCAGCATTAAAATTTTGCCAATATAGTGGAGCCAAGCTATAACCGCGCGCAGTTATGACCGTTTCTAATAGCGGTTTAGCGCGTTCATAATCTTTTAAATACATATATGATTTAGCAAGATAAGCTTCTGCTGCACCTTTGGTAGCTCTTCCGGGTTGAGATTGTGTTTGTGGAAGGTATTCTGCTGCATATTCAAAATCTGCAAGAATATCCGGCCATATATCCCGGTCATTGGGCACATTGTGATTTTCCAGATCCTCACCTACATAAGGCACATTATTCCATAGTCGCTTCGCTTCAAAATGATAGTGTCCTCTTAAGAACCGCGCCTCAGCAGTCAACTCATTTCTCGTTTCGTCGTCTATTTCTTCAACTATTTTAATGAGTGATAACGCGTCATTGCACCTGCCAATAGCGTGATATAGACCTTCCCATTTCTCCAATAAATAGATATTAGCTGACTGAGGTTCCTGACGTTCTAATTCGGCCATCTCAACACCGCAGCCTGGATCGCAACCTTTGTGTAGTTCATCTCCCCGTAAACTTCCCCATATTAAATTAGCGGGATATGCACCCATGGTACCATTACCATCCAGCAACGCATAGGCACCAACCAATAGTGCGTTAATACCCGCTTCATTTTCAAGAGTTGAAAGGTCGACTTCTCCCTGTGGTTGCTTGCTAAGAAAATCCTTGCCACAAGACACTAGTAAAATAATGCTTATGAACCATAATATACCATATTGTGTTTTCATTATATTAATATTTTGATTTATAGTGATAGATTAATACCGAGATTAACAGATCTTGTTACAGGATATGCGCCCTGATCGATGCCCATATCTACCAAACCACTATTAAACAATTCGGGATCTATACCTGAATATTTCGTAAACGTTAATAAATTAAATCCCTGTAAGTATATCCTACAATTTTGAATCTTAATTCTTTCAAGAAATTTCGGTTGCAGGTTAACGCCTAACTGAACATTTTTCAATCGCAGATAAGAACCGTCTTCGATATAATAATCAGATGCCCTAGAATCCAGTTGTGTCCTATTTCGATTTAACAGAGGTAAGGTGGCATCGCGATTTGTTTCAGTCCAGGTGTCCAACATACGTACACTTCTATTTCCTCCAAAGTTGTCAAAATCAGTAAACCATTTCAATGTATTAACTACATCATTACCTTGCGACCCCTGAAAGAAAAGCACTAAATCTATATTTTTATAATTGAGTGATAAATTCAATCCATAAGTAAAATCAGGATGCGGATTACCTATCCACGTCTGATCATTTGCATCAATGATTCCGTCGCCATTGATATCTTTAATCCGAAAAGCGCCAACCGCTTTCCTTTCCTGCGATGCATGTGCTTCAACTTCCTCCTGGTTTTGGAAAAAACCATCGGTTTGATAGGTATAAAAAGCAGATACGGGATGTCCTTTTTGTATTCTGGTAAAAAAACCGGGTCTGGTATCACCACCAGCGATAAAAGTATTATCATTATCATCGATCTTAAGCACTTCATTCCGATAGAGCGAAAAATTGCCACCAACCGCATATTGCAGATCCCCCCCGATCGTACCTTGATAATTCAGCATGATATCTATCCCTTTATTAACCATTTCTCCAATGTTTTGAAAAGGGGGAGCGGCACCCCCGGCAGTTGAAGGCAGCGGTGTTCGATATAGCATATCTTTAGTTACATTCCGATAAATATCTATCGTCATATCTAAGCGGTTATCCATCACCGCTACATCTAAACCTAAGTTTGTTGAAATAGAGGTTTCCCACCTCAAATCAGGATTACCCAAAGCCGCTATTGCGAAGCCATTGATAAGACTACCGCTTGTGCCCGCTAAATCATACGAAGTAGTGCCAGGAGCTGTAGTATAGGTACTAAACGCAGCATAGTTGCCAATTTCCTGATTACCTGTTTTACCAACCCCACCTCGGAGTTTAAGATTATTGACGAAAGTTGAATTACGGAGCATATCTTCCTCCGAAATAACCCACCCTAATCCTACTGCCGGAAAAAAACCGTATTGATTATTTTCTCCAAAACGTGAAGAACCATCTCTTCTTAATGTGGCGCTAGCTAAGTACTTACTTTTATAGCTGTAGTCTATTTTTCCAAATATAGAGAACAATCCCCATTGTGCTCCGGTACCACTATTAACGATATTCGTTTCACCAGCACTCAAATAACGATAGTTTGGGTCTAGGGTAAAGTAATTTTCTCTACCTCCACTTATACGCCTAAAATTATCCTGAATAGCCTCCGTTCCCCCTAACACATTTAATAAATGAGACTCATTAAATGTTTTACTATAGCTCAAGGTATTCGTCCATGTCCAATTTAGCGTACTCTCGGCATATTCACTCAGTCCGTTACGCAAGCCTGGTTCGGAAGCTTCAACTTGGACGAAATCAAAACTATGCCCGCTATTATAGGCGTAATCTAATCCAAAATTACTTCTTGCCTTTAACCCTTCAAGGATATTTATTTCCGCGAACATGTTTCCAAAAACACGACTTTCCTTAGCCCTGTTATCTTGTCCTCTACTTAATTGCGCTAATGGGTTATACGAGTTTCCCAGTCCAGCGGCACGGGAGCCGGCAAAATTTCCGTTAATATCATAAGCCGGTATGATGCGGGGGAGCCTGAATGCCATTGTTAACGGATTGGTTTGACTCTGATAGCCCGTCACTCCCCGATTCTCCGTATATGCGAACTGCAAATTTTCACCGATTTTCAGTTTGTTGTCTAAAAAACCAAACTCTGTGTTTGCCCGGATGCTGTAGCGATTAAAACCGGTATATTTTAAGAGGCCATCCTGTCCGAAATACCCGGTAGAAAACACGTATTTACTGAGATCGGTACCGCCGGTCGCCGTTACCTGATAACTCTGAATAGGTGCTGACTGAAAGATTTCATCAAACCAATCGGTACCCATTTTATTTGCTCGAGTTATGGGATTATCTTGGCTGGTAACCATCAGCGGATTATAACTATATAAAGCTGGATCTGCCCTAGGATCACCATCCATTGCTCCCGCCGGCCAAGTGTAGTCTGGCAATACCGGGTTGGTTCCGTTTCCATACTGTGGATGGCTCGGTGTGAGCCCAGAATTTCGTTGTAGTGCCCACTCTATCTCTGCCGCCTGTATTGGCGTTACCATCTCTGGCATTTTGCCGGCAGATTGGATGCCGTAAAAACTTTCAACAGCGAGCCTTGGTTTTCCAGATCGCCCTTGTTTCGTTGTGATTACAACCACTCCATTACTTGCTCTAGAACCGTAAACTGAAGCTGCGGCTGCATCCTTTAAAATCTGTATCGTTTCAATATCGTTCGGGTTTATGCTATTCAGGTTTTGTTTTGTGGGGACTCCATCAATGACATATAAGGGATTACTATTATTTATGGTCCCAAAGCCTCTAATCCGTACGGTTTGATTACCTCCGGGCCGCCCATCATTTACTACAGTTACTCCCGCAGCTCTGCCTTGAAGGGCTTGTCCTAAATTAGGAGCAGGGACGGCTTTCAAATCTTCGGCAGCAACGCTGGTGATAGCACCTGTTATATCCTTCCGTTGTTGCGTACCGTATCCAGTAACAACTACTTCGTTTAACGACTGAAAATCTTGTGCTAACAAGACTTTTAACGTGTCTTCCGAAGTCTTCAGCTCAAGAGGAATGTATCCTATCGAGGTAAACACTAAGACATCTTCTATGTTAATGGTTATTTGAAACGTTCCATCGGCAGACGTGTTAATATGCTGTCCACCAGGTTTTGCAGTAATATTGACTCCATGAATAGGCGTTTGGGTTAAACTGTCGAGCACTATTCCAGTAACCTCTCTCACGTTCTGCCCCCTGGCACTTAAAGCAGATAAGACCGCAAATAAAAATGCTATTGCCTTAAATTTATAACTTTTCATTATTTTATATTAGCGTTAGTTCATCTAATGATTGCTTTCAACATTTACTTTGTCAACACCTATTTTATGGGGATCTACACCTAAGAAAATAAATATTCATAATAGTGGCTTTTGGTATAGTCTTACAAACAATGTTTGAAACTACGTTAACGTTACCGTTATTCTATCAATAAATAGTGCTTATTATATTCAACACCACCGATACTTAAGCGATCAAGAGATATTTATGTTCTTGATGCTTACCTTTCAAAAAAAATTCCACGCAGTTTCTCATATATCGGCTATTTTTATTAACACTGTATTAAATTTAACCGGGATGTTATGGTAACTTTCCCGAATTTTTACAATGAAATCACTAAATATAGCTTACAGACCCGAAGCAAATTATTGCTTAAATGGCAAACAAAATGTGATTATCAATAAAAACAAAGCCTCAGGTTTACAATTACGTTAGCGTTACCGTAAACTAAGGTAAAAAAAAGTTCTCATCCAAATTTTTATTGATTTTTATCAAAACGTTTTGAACAAGACATCGATATAAACTTATTATTTTCACACATTAGCGTAGCGGTAATAAAACAACTCACGACAATCTTAGCTGACGAGAAAAAAAGAACGATTGGGAGTCTCCTTCCTTTTATAAATCTGCAAAACATGTTTCCAATAATACTTGTTAAACATCATATACCATCCAGCAACATAAAGACATTGTAATGCAGGAACGCTTTGCTTTATATATATCCGAAAGTAATAGTGAAATAAACATCAACACCTGAAGGTGAGCTCTTTTTTAAAATGATCAACAATATAAAAAAGCACGCATGACAAAAGAAGAAACAATGATCAGGGAATATATCGACGCCTACAACAAGTTTGATATCGAAAAAATGCTCGAAAATCTCGATGAAAATTTGAGATTTGAAAATATTGCAAACGGCGTATCCAACATGATACTGAAAAATAAAAAGGAATTTAAGGCACAGGCTGAGCTTGTCGTAAGCTTCTTTTTAGAAAGAAGACAAGTAATAAGCAGTATATCACATAGAGATAACACGTATGAGGTAATATTGGACTATTATGCTAAACTTGCCAAAGATCTTCCCAATGGTCTAAAAAAAAACGAGACAATAAACCTTCAAGGAAAATCTATTTTTAAAGTTTCAGGTAACAAAATTGCTGCAATTACCGACATAAGTTAGCGATGTTTGTATCGATTAGCTACGATTGTTCAGTGTGATGTTATCGTCTGAAAATTAATGAATGGATGTTTTTGAAAATAGATTAATAACAATTACACCTACAATAATCAATACCTGTCCAATAACAGCGGGAAAATCTGGGACTTGCTTATAAAGGAAAATGCCAACCACCGTTATTAAAACTATCCCTATACCTGACCATAACGCATGCGCAACGCCGATTGGAATAGATTTAAGCGTTAAGCTCAAAAAATAAAATGCTCCAATATATCCTGCAAGAGTTACTGCTGTAGGCAGCCATTTACTAAATTGATCTGAACTTTTCATTGCCGAGGTCGCTATAGTTTCCAACACTATGGCAATCGCAAGAAAAAGAAATTTTTTCATATTTACTTTTTTGATAGAAGCAAATATGACAATTATTTGTATTCATAAATTTGACATATGTCAAATTACTCTTTTCTTATTCGACTTAAGGTCTCTTGAGTCACTCCCAGAAAAGAAGCAATGTGTCCTAGTGAGACCCGCATAACTAAATCAGGGTAGTCTCCCAGCAGTCTTTTATATTTTTCTATGGCGGTTAAGGTCTGCAACGCAGCTATACGCTCTTCTAAAAATACACAGTAAGATTCCGCAGTTTTTCGCCCTATACTGTTCATCTCAGGAAAATCACTATAGATTTTAAGTAGATCTGTAGTTGTTAAAGGGTAGATTGTCGAGTCTTCTAAACATTGAATGTATTCTGTTGCTGGTTTATTAAGGTATAACGGCAATGTAGACCCTAAAAGGGTGTGTTCAAGACCAAACCAAGTATTGATTTCTTTATCAGTCTGTATATAAAAAGCCCTCACTAACCCCGTATCAATTACAAACAGGTTACCAAGTATTTGTCCGGCTTTTAATAAATAGCCTCCCTTGGACTTCTGAATAATTTTGGTTCTGCTGGTTATAACTTTCTTGACGCTTTCTGCTATATGACCAAATTTTTCCAATTCATTAATTAGTGGATTCATTATATTTTAGGAATTCAAAATACTAATGGTAAGATTAAACATCATACCATAGCTGGACTAATCCAGAAGGAAAGGTAATACTCTTTTTAAAATTTTAGCGATATAGCCATCCAGGCTCATAGCTGTGTAAAGATTTAATTTCCGTTCCATTTATGGTTTATCCGGTTAAAGATACAAACTGATGTTCATAACAGACAGCCAATTAAAATCATTCAAATAGACTTATTGTATAGTCGAGCAGTTCCGCCCCTCCCAATTTTCCATGCCCAGGAACAACTACTGATGTTTCAGGATACTTTGCTTTCACCTTTTTGACTGTTTTCGCCCATTCTTCCACATTAGCATCTTCTAAATTTCCCTTGGTTGCATTTATCTCCTTTATCAAACAACCACCAAACATGATTTTTTCTGTTGGAAAATAGCCTATTATATTGTCTCTCGTATGTCCTTCCCCAAGAAATTCTACGTTCACCTTTTCATCGCCTACATTCAGTTCGAGAAACTCTTCGAAGCTATTTTGTGGCAGAACTATTTCCTGCTCTTTTGCCAAGTCTATAGTACGTTGATTTGCATAGGAAGGAACGCCATGACTATGAAAGGCCTGTAAGCCACCTAAGCAATCGTCATGAAAATGCGTTGCAACAACCGATTTTATCTCCGCTTTCAGTGATCCTTTCACCCAATTTATTAATTCTTCCGAAGCTTCATTATCTGCTGGTGTATCAAAAACTAGTGCTTGACCATCGTCTAAAACGATCATTCCATTGCAGGCAACTTTCCCAAAGCTTTCGGAGTTAAAGAAAGACATATGTGTGTAAACATGATCTGAAATTTTATCAATGACTAAATTGTCTGACACATATTGCTCACCTTCTTCCTTAACTTTTGAAAAGTTACAACCACAAAAAATACTTCCGACAACTAATAAGAACAAAATCTTCTTCATACCTCTTTTTTTTAAACTAGATGGATAAAAGTACATAAAATCGACAAATTATTCGGTGCTTCGTAGATAAGTATTATTTAATTAATAGGCTCACCAACTTCATCTTATCTTTTAGTTATTTAACATGTAAACTTGCATATATAATCAAGATTATATAATATTGCAACATGTTTGTATATATACCAAAAAGGTAGCTACTCTACCAATAGACCTTTCGAATTCTATTCTTCTTTTTTCTTTGGGAGATATTTCTGTTGTTGATTTTTACACATAACAATGGATTCAATTGGATAAAATTGAGAGAACTCAACGAGTGCCTCCTGTCGACGAGTCAATATTGATCTATTTTTATCAACACATTACCTTGAAAGTGAAAAGAAACAGAGAGATCTATAAAACACTACTAAATGGATTATTAGCTTTAAATTAACACCTATAACATTGTTTAAAACGATTACCCGCAATGGAAAAGACTTCCCCCTCCTCTTTCAATAGTTACCAGATACTAGTCATAGCTATATTAGCCGTCACGCAGTTCACGGTAATTCTGGATTTCATGGTCATGTCGCCCATGGGGGATCTGATGATCAAGTCGATGGACATGGACGCAAAAGCATTTGGTTTAGCGGTATCTGCGTATGCGTTTAGCGCTGGAGCCTCAGGATTGTTGACAGCCGGTTTTGCTGACAAGTTCGATCGTAAAAGACTGCTGTTATTCTTTTATGTCGGCTTCATTATTGGCACCTTTCTATGTGGCTTAGCAAACAGTTTGGTAACATTAATTGCTGCGCGCATCATTACAGGACTTTTTGGTGGCGTTATTGGATCTATTTCTATGGCAATTATCACCGACCTATTTTCACTTGCGCAGCGAGGTCGTGTTATGGGCTTTGTACAAATGGGCTTCGGTGCGAGTCAGGTTCTCGGAATACCTATCGGTTTGTACATAGCTAATAAATGGGGATGGGAAGCGCCATTCCTAATGATTGCCACAGCTTCTATTTTTATCGCATTAATCATTGCCCTGCGCTTAAAACCTATTAAACAGCATCTTGGTATGCAACAGCAGCAAAAAGCCATTAGCCACTTGTGGCATACATTAAAGAACAAACATTACAAGGTTGGCTTCGCTGCAACAGCATTCCTTTCCATCGGTGGATTTATGATGATGCCCTACTCAACGGTATTTGCTGTAAACAACTTGGGTGTAGATCACGAGCAACTACCTCTTTTATTTATGGTGTCTGGTGTTTGTGCCTTAATTACTATGCCAATTGTAGGACAGTTAAGTGACAAAGTGAGCAAGTTCAAACTTTTTGCAATAGCCAGTATATGGCTTATGATGATTTGTGTAATATACACCAATCTGTCAATTACTCCTTTTTGGCTGGTCATTTCACTCAATATCTTGATGATGATTTCTATTATGGGAAGAATGGTACCTTCTTCGGCTTTAACGAGTGCCGTTCCACAAAAACAAGATCGAGGGGCTTTTATGAGTATTAATGCTTCTCTACAACAGATAGCTGGTGGTATTGGAGCGGTGATATCCGGTTTGATCGTTTATCAACAAGACAAAACAACTCCTTTGATGCATTATAATTACGTGGGATATACGGTGGTGGCCATAACCATTATTAGTATCTTGATGGTAAGACGAGTGGATGGTTTGATTAAAGCACAGTCTGTAGCTATAGATGATAATCTGCCTCGAACATCTAGTTAACAGTATTATGACACGTCTTCAAGGTTGACGTGGCCCAATCCCCCCCTTCCAATGTCGTTTTCACATCCCTCACGGAAAGGATTAGCTGTGTATATTTGCTATATATACTATAAAACAACTGAACTATGAAGAACTTAATTTTTCCATGTCTTTGGTTTGACGGTAAGGCAAAAGAAGCGGCAACCCTCTATTGTTCGCTTTTCAATAATTCGAGTATCACCACAGAGACCGAAATGGTCGTAAACTTTAAATTGAACGGACAGCTCTTTATGGGTCTGAATGGCGGCCCACAATTTAAACCAACTGCGTCAATATCATTTTTTGTTACGTTTGAAAATGATCATGAGCTTGAAAGAGCCTGGAAAGGTCTTGCAGACGGCGGCTTTGTTTTTATGCCATTAGATAAATATGATTGGAGTGAAAAGTATGGTTGGGTACAAGACCAATTCGGTATCTCTTGGCAATTAAGTTTAGGGAACATAAGGGAAATAGGACAAAAACTTGTTCCCCTACTAATGTTTTGTGGAGATTATCAAGGAATGGCGAAAGATGCGATAGATCATTACGTTTCAATCTTTGACCAGTCTAAAGTAGATATGATAGCTACGTATAAACCAGAACAGGTAACGCTCGATGCAACAATTGTACATGCTCGTTTTTATTTAGGGAATAATCTATTAATGGCGATGGATAGCAATGTACCGCAGCCGTTCACTTTTAACGAAGGTATATCGTTGGTTGTTGATTGCAAGACGCAGGAAGAAATTGATCATTATTGGAGTAAACTTAGCGAAGGTGGCGAGGAAAGTATGTGCGGCTGGCTCAAGGATAAATTTGGCGTATCATGGCAAATTGTACCTACCGTCTTGCATGAGCTCATGAGCGATGCCCAAAAAGCACCTAAAGTAATGCAGGCCTTTATGCAAATGAGGAAGTTTGACATAGAGGGTCTCTTAAGAGCGACAAAAGCATAACGTAGCCATGTGAAAGGGATAAGTATTTACCAGTCTACTTATCCAGGTAAAGAGCTGGATTCATTTCCGGCAGTTTTACCTTTAAACAAGACTATAAAAACAACTAATACAGCAGCGGCTATCGTTGCCGGGTACATCCATAACTGCCACCAATAATTCGTTACGTCCTTTGCTTTCAAGTACTCACCAATATAGCCTGCAATCCAGAAACCTATCAACATCCCTACACCGTACATGGCGACCGTAACTAAACCCTGCGCGGAAGATTTATATTGTTCACCAGCTATTGTATCGGTATAGATTTGCCCTACTACAAACAGGAAGTCATAACAAACACCATGAAGAATTATCCCTAATATAAGCATAAATGCTAAACTATCTGCATCGCCATAAGCAAATAGCAAGTATCTGATGACCCAAGCAGTGATACCGATTATAATCATTTTCTTATATCCCAATTTACGAAAGAAAAGGGGCACCAATAACAAACACAATGCCTCGGAAAACTGGCCCAGTGCCATTTTAGCTGTTGGATTTGGTAACCCAATAGCGGTTAAAAATGGATTAGCATTTTGATAGTAGAAAGACAAAGGAATACAGATTAAGATCGCTGTTATGATAAATATAAAAAAATCTCTTCTCCTCAATAGACGGAGCGCATCCAGCCCAAGCAACGTAGTAATATTCTTTGATGCTGTTATATGCTTAATAGGAGGTGTTGCGGGAAGTGTAAAGCTAAATATTCCCAACAATAAGGAAAAGAGTGTTCCCAAAAGGAAAGTGTTTCCAAGCGCACCCATTGCGATCGCCTCCTGTTGATCCCAATGGAAAATATAACTAATCGCTACGCCTGAAGTAATCCACCCGATAGTTCCCCAGACACGAATAGTCGGAAATTGTTTCTTAGCATCAGGTAAATGCCTGAATGAAATCGCATTGCTTATGGCCAACGACGACATATATGCAATAAAGTAAACCAGTACATAAGGATAAAAACTTGCTGCGCTCGTAGAGCTGTACATCATATACAGTAAAAAAGCTCCAAAAAGATGCAATACACCCAATAATTTTTCAGCATTGATATATCTATCTGCTATAAGACCGATAAAAAAAGGAGCAATTACTGCTCCTAAAGACTGCGTCGAAAAAATATTAGCAGTTTCGAGCCCAGTAGCCTTTAAGTTAGTTGCAAGGTAAGTTCCAAGTGTGACAAACCATGCGCCTTTGATGAAATATTCCAAAAACATCATCAAAGACAGTTGAAAGCGTAACGTAAAATCCATAGAAACATAAAGCTACACAAAAAAATTATTTCAGGTCACACAAAATGTTCTGCTTACAACAATTTGCAGTGCTTAGATAAGGCTTAGACAGGCTCGTTGTTGTGTTACGGTCAATGAAACAATATTTAATAATAATAAGCATATACCTAAGTTTTTTTAGGTATATGCGCTATAAGTACCCAATAAGTAAGACAAATAATTTACAGCTGAATAAAATAAAACAGGGATAACCTCAGCTACACTCCAGTGAACCTTGAACGGGAGAAGGATCGGCTGCGTCGCGCTGGTCGTTCACACAACGGCAGCAGCCACCCCTATATGGGAGGCGCCAAACAATAGAAAACCCGACGATGAGTCGGGTTTTCTATTGTTTGGCGGAGAGAGAGGGATTCGAACCTTTCAAACAAAATCATGATCAATCGTTCTCAATACTCTTAAAGAAAAGCTTATAAGCATCTTTAATGTAGTATTATGCTTGGATTTATTTGGATTTGTCTGGAAAAATACGCTACCTTTTTTGCTACCATATTGTTTTTAGGTAGCAATTGTTTATCTTTGACGTGAGTTTTAAAAAGCAATATTATGAAAGGTACTACACGCCTAAACCTCCGCCTTGACAAGGTGAGAAAAGACGGCAAATGCTCTCTGGAAATCATCTATTCAGTCCGGGGTCAGCGTAAATACATCTACCCTGGTATTAGCGTTTTCCCTGAGCAATGGGATGACAACAATCAGCGCTTTATAGCTATCGATAAAAAGTCGGCTAAAAAGATCGCTCCCAACAGACCCTATTACGAACTATCAGATCGTGACGACATCTCCACCTTTGAAGGAGTCATCTCAGACACTTTGTTACAATTGGACAGAATCGAG
This Olivibacter sp. SDN3 DNA region includes the following protein-coding sequences:
- a CDS encoding TonB-dependent receptor — its product is MKSYKFKAIAFLFAVLSALSARGQNVREVTGIVLDSLTQTPIHGVNITAKPGGQHINTSADGTFQITINIEDVLVFTSIGYIPLELKTSEDTLKVLLAQDFQSLNEVVVTGYGTQQRKDITGAITSVAAEDLKAVPAPNLGQALQGRAAGVTVVNDGRPGGNQTVRIRGFGTINNSNPLYVIDGVPTKQNLNSINPNDIETIQILKDAAAASVYGSRASNGVVVITTKQGRSGKPRLAVESFYGIQSAGKMPEMVTPIQAAEIEWALQRNSGLTPSHPQYGNGTNPVLPDYTWPAGAMDGDPRADPALYSYNPLMVTSQDNPITRANKMGTDWFDEIFQSAPIQSYQVTATGGTDLSKYVFSTGYFGQDGLLKYTGFNRYSIRANTEFGFLDNKLKIGENLQFAYTENRGVTGYQSQTNPLTMAFRLPRIIPAYDINGNFAGSRAAGLGNSYNPLAQLSRGQDNRAKESRVFGNMFAEINILEGLKARSNFGLDYAYNSGHSFDFVQVEASEPGLRNGLSEYAESTLNWTWTNTLSYSKTFNESHLLNVLGGTEAIQDNFRRISGGRENYFTLDPNYRYLSAGETNIVNSGTGAQWGLFSIFGKIDYSYKSKYLASATLRRDGSSRFGENNQYGFFPAVGLGWVISEEDMLRNSTFVNNLKLRGGVGKTGNQEIGNYAAFSTYTTAPGTTSYDLAGTSGSLINGFAIAALGNPDLRWETSISTNLGLDVAVMDNRLDMTIDIYRNVTKDMLYRTPLPSTAGGAAPPFQNIGEMVNKGIDIMLNYQGTIGGDLQYAVGGNFSLYRNEVLKIDDNDNTFIAGGDTRPGFFTRIQKGHPVSAFYTYQTDGFFQNQEEVEAHASQERKAVGAFRIKDINGDGIIDANDQTWIGNPHPDFTYGLNLSLNYKNIDLVLFFQGSQGNDVVNTLKWFTDFDNFGGNRSVRMLDTWTETNRDATLPLLNRNRTQLDSRASDYYIEDGSYLRLKNVQLGVNLQPKFLERIKIQNCRIYLQGFNLLTFTKYSGIDPELFNSGLVDMGIDQGAYPVTRSVNLGINLSL
- a CDS encoding nuclear transport factor 2 family protein, whose translation is MTKEETMIREYIDAYNKFDIEKMLENLDENLRFENIANGVSNMILKNKKEFKAQAELVVSFFLERRQVISSISHRDNTYEVILDYYAKLAKDLPNGLKKNETINLQGKSIFKVSGNKIAAITDIS
- a CDS encoding RagB/SusD family nutrient uptake outer membrane protein — protein: MKTQYGILWFISIILLVSCGKDFLSKQPQGEVDLSTLENEAGINALLVGAYALLDGNGTMGAYPANLIWGSLRGDELHKGCDPGCGVEMAELERQEPQSANIYLLEKWEGLYHAIGRCNDALSLIKIVEEIDDETRNELTAEARFLRGHYHFEAKRLWNNVPYVGEDLENHNVPNDRDIWPDILADFEYAAEYLPQTQSQPGRATKGAAEAYLAKSYMYLKDYERAKPLLETVITARGYSLAPLYWQNFNAAFKNNSEAIFQVQMSVNDGANGANGNRGNWGTGVYNAGPDAPNSLGYFQPSQDLVNAFRTENGLPLLNEYYLEGVKSDLGLSSSQPFEPHTGSLDPRLDWAVARRGIPYLGWGNFPGQNWIRDQSHGGPYMTKKYTYTKDQNGEYSEGANSRDNAVNINVIRLADVVLMAAECEVEIGTLEQARTYVNMIRERAANSEGFVKMDDGSNAANYEISLYETPWTDQEMARNAVYFERRLELALEGHRAFDLVRWDIADQTINRYIERESSITGYLSGGSFSTGINEYMPIPLNEIFLSSEDGVETLKQNPGYR
- a CDS encoding Gfo/Idh/MocA family protein, whose protein sequence is MKKENVSRRNFLARGSLALVSLIPLVPVPLINMTKSSKEVIRLGILGTGSRGVGIANIVKSLPGIELSACCDVFDPHLRVAMALAAPKAKAYTDYRQMLDNKDLDAIIIATPLYLHYQMAIDALEAGKHVYLEKTMTYDIKQALDLVKKVEAHKNLVFQVGHQYRYFRLYHKIADMIARGWLGEVKQYECQYHRNNDWRKPVPKGAEDQQINWRMYKEYSGGLMAELCSHQIDVVNWLTNSHPQKVTAMGGIDNWKDGRETYDNIRAVFEYPKGVKANVSALLSNAFKGYSIRILGTEATIEIQQSKAYMYREEVKNKKKMVVDGVTGATADSWGQGEAIPVEFDYQDEEKRDPTAYALLDFADCIRTGKKPFSDVFTGKDAAIAVCMANEAAEKETFQQWRF